The Brachyspira aalborgi genome has a segment encoding these proteins:
- a CDS encoding tetratricopeptide repeat protein produces MKDNILENEINITEIIKEVEIQKKENIIDKINNYLDINNFEYAKRLAEELIKKEPKYKEAYLVLSDIYYEEENYKAVIDILNKGLNYINNDKDLLENKIEALTSLYKYEEAKIVINNLIKLGNANSSIYGQFGVILSMEGKYKEALEQYKKAISLNYNDIASMINMSITYKAMYLYDDAINILERALTVKKDNNILSRINDIKIIKEKSNFYAGKLTPIQANPDRFNLLVPENFNAKIENGILKIENENSSISIMISYESLNLKNEEINNIINDFKKKCGEIYSIVSPLSIENRKEYNDTFANIIFTSKIKNNYTFNAMAIAIKNKESIILTLSSSVYISAYLISFAKNIINSLYFK; encoded by the coding sequence ATGAAAGATAATATTTTAGAAAATGAAATAAATATAACGGAAATTATAAAAGAAGTTGAAATTCAAAAAAAAGAAAATATTATTGATAAAATTAATAATTATTTGGATATTAATAATTTTGAATACGCGAAAAGATTGGCGGAAGAATTGATAAAAAAAGAACCGAAATATAAAGAAGCTTATTTGGTTTTGTCGGATATTTATTACGAGGAAGAAAATTATAAAGCCGTTATAGATATTTTAAATAAAGGATTAAATTATATAAACAACGATAAAGATTTGCTTGAAAATAAAATAGAAGCGCTTACGAGTCTTTATAAATACGAAGAGGCAAAAATAGTAATAAACAATTTAATAAAATTAGGAAATGCAAATTCTTCAATTTACGGACAATTTGGCGTTATTTTATCTATGGAAGGAAAATATAAAGAAGCTTTGGAGCAATATAAAAAAGCGATTTCTCTAAATTATAACGATATCGCTTCTATGATTAATATGTCAATAACTTATAAGGCAATGTATTTATATGACGATGCGATAAATATTTTAGAAAGAGCTTTAACGGTAAAAAAAGATAATAATATTTTAAGTAGAATAAACGATATAAAAATTATAAAAGAAAAATCAAATTTCTATGCGGGAAAATTGACTCCTATTCAAGCAAATCCCGATAGATTTAATTTGCTCGTTCCCGAAAATTTTAACGCTAAAATTGAAAACGGAATTTTAAAAATAGAAAATGAAAATAGTTCAATATCGATTATGATTAGTTATGAGAGTTTAAATTTAAAAAACGAAGAGATAAATAATATAATAAACGATTTTAAGAAAAAATGCGGAGAGATATATTCTATAGTTTCGCCTCTTTCTATAGAAAACAGAAAAGAATATAACGATACTTTTGCAAACATTATATTTACTTCAAAAATTAAAAATAATTATACTTTCAACGCTATGGCGATTGCGATTAAAAACAAAGAATCGATTATTTTAACTTTATCTTCGAGCGTTTATATAAGCGCTTATTTAATATCTTTTGCAAAAAATATTATTAACAGCCTTTATTTTAAGTAA
- a CDS encoding LptA/OstA family protein: MKKNNKIFILLFIIVSSLFSQSETRSPSRRSADKFTYDNKGQVFQYTGNSKMEDSSAIITSHVMTFYKETEIATFSGNVRLYSKTNGSTINAGYASYDGKTKYAYARNKPILRSTTNNVTIRSSYMERDFNTPMAKAISNVHLTHIDKENDKKTDGYADELSYNMDTQVSVLKGNPRLYQGNDRIEGEILEYNSKISEANVMGRGKIYILQTNNYVEGTKTNNESQFSNYNIVTADRIVVNDYAGKDGQTRTLYAYGNVTAYFYEENMILKGGYVEYEIENEHMYMYQEPSVRIPNRGIIAFGEWIEYKKDGESNQFKDIIFHNDVVLVDYDESLSLEGELLHLDPDTKIATISGEPCAYVEDRSIKIISVTMQMFNDDEKLRANGDVFVESKDMNSRSAWATYFDRRKYLRLWGETPYLKQGESIVRGREIKYYIETEKIEAYGVSGEIPE; encoded by the coding sequence TTGAAGAAGAACAATAAAATATTTATATTATTATTTATAATAGTTTCTTCGCTATTTTCTCAATCGGAAACGCGTTCGCCTTCAAGAAGAAGCGCCGATAAATTTACTTACGATAATAAAGGGCAAGTTTTTCAATATACGGGAAATTCAAAAATGGAAGATTCTTCGGCGATTATAACAAGCCATGTAATGACATTCTATAAAGAAACGGAAATTGCAACTTTTAGCGGGAATGTTAGACTTTATAGCAAAACTAACGGCTCTACAATAAATGCAGGATATGCAAGTTATGACGGAAAAACTAAATACGCTTATGCAAGAAACAAACCCATTTTAAGGTCTACTACAAATAATGTTACAATAAGAAGTTCTTATATGGAAAGAGATTTTAATACTCCGATGGCAAAAGCTATAAGCAATGTTCATTTAACTCATATAGATAAAGAAAACGACAAAAAAACGGATGGTTATGCGGATGAATTATCATATAATATGGACACTCAAGTATCTGTCTTAAAAGGAAATCCGAGATTATATCAAGGAAACGATAGAATAGAAGGCGAAATTTTAGAATATAATTCTAAAATTTCAGAAGCGAATGTTATGGGAAGAGGAAAAATATATATTCTTCAAACTAATAATTATGTCGAAGGAACAAAAACTAATAATGAAAGTCAATTTAGCAATTATAATATAGTAACCGCCGATAGAATAGTCGTTAATGATTATGCAGGAAAGGATGGACAAACAAGAACTTTATACGCTTATGGAAATGTTACGGCTTATTTTTACGAAGAGAATATGATTCTTAAAGGCGGATATGTTGAATATGAAATTGAAAACGAACATATGTATATGTATCAAGAGCCTTCAGTGAGAATACCAAATAGAGGAATCATAGCTTTTGGAGAATGGATAGAATATAAAAAAGACGGCGAGTCTAACCAATTCAAAGATATTATTTTTCATAACGATGTAGTGCTTGTCGATTATGACGAGAGTTTGTCGCTTGAAGGAGAATTATTGCATTTGGACCCAGACACTAAAATAGCCACAATCAGCGGAGAGCCTTGCGCTTATGTTGAAGATAGAAGTATAAAAATAATTTCTGTCACAATGCAAATGTTTAATGACGATGAAAAATTAAGAGCGAACGGCGATGTTTTTGTAGAAAGTAAAGATATGAATTCGAGGAGCGCTTGGGCTACTTATTTTGATAGAAGAAAATATTTAAGATTATGGGGCGAAACTCCTTATTTGAAACAAGGCGAGAGTATTGTTCGAGGAAGAGAAATAAAATATTATATTGAAACGGAAAAAATAGAGGCTTACGGAGTTAGCGGAGAGATACCCGAATAA
- the lptC gene encoding LPS export ABC transporter periplasmic protein LptC: MKLLKKFASFNLIIIFIIFSCTNFNEIDNNNMSEEFIPPPEMEFFGFRRESYNTNFKQMELFATNAKFYEKRKMIELYDMQTYTYESNKKVAARVSGDFVNVNQDSLFIDIFTNVVAKSSNNTTLYSKHIQWDNQNKLFMSPGPVKVEQEDGSWLTGSSMIGDMSMENIIIYNEVDEGNAIGVPIEEEQ, from the coding sequence ATGAAGTTATTAAAGAAATTTGCAAGCTTTAATTTGATTATAATTTTTATTATTTTTTCTTGCACGAATTTTAACGAAATTGACAATAATAATATGAGTGAAGAATTTATTCCTCCGCCTGAAATGGAATTTTTCGGTTTTAGAAGAGAAAGCTATAATACAAATTTTAAGCAGATGGAATTATTTGCAACGAACGCTAAATTTTACGAAAAAAGAAAAATGATAGAGCTTTACGATATGCAAACTTATACTTATGAATCAAATAAAAAAGTTGCCGCAAGAGTATCGGGAGATTTTGTTAATGTAAATCAAGATAGTTTATTTATCGATATATTTACAAATGTTGTAGCAAAATCTTCTAATAATACGACTTTATACAGCAAGCATATTCAATGGGATAATCAAAATAAACTTTTTATGAGTCCCGGTCCCGTTAAAGTGGAGCAAGAAGACGGAAGTTGGTTAACGGGAAGTAGTATGATAGGCGATATGTCTATGGAAAATATAATTATATATAATGAAGTTGACGAAGGAAACGCTATAGGAGTGCCAATTGAAGAAGAACAATAA
- a CDS encoding GGDEF domain-containing protein: MKETEIIKEINKIIKSLNKIPEPFSVDGIIKIFENNSKKLIKNFSIYFNKENGETILWYVSNNKSDLKNGCEYKLIARNYNFGFIIIESDIEKEYLYLLINHFALILYSEKLSFLANRDKLTGIYNRGYVFRYLLNKEKSKEIYSIAIIDLDKFKHYNDSYGHNVGDYILKTAVKVIKDSLKKLSYKSIFARYGGEEFIIVFDINNKKELFNSMEFIRNKINETDFSTEEYSLKATASLGGAIKEENISLDNFIDKADKSLYKAKQSGRNKSVIED, translated from the coding sequence ATGAAAGAAACAGAAATAATAAAAGAAATAAATAAAATCATTAAAAGTTTGAATAAGATTCCCGAACCTTTTTCCGTTGATGGAATAATTAAAATATTTGAAAATAATTCAAAAAAATTAATTAAAAATTTTTCTATTTATTTTAATAAAGAAAACGGAGAGACAATTTTATGGTATGTTTCAAATAATAAGTCCGATTTAAAAAACGGATGCGAATATAAATTAATTGCAAGAAATTATAATTTTGGTTTTATTATAATAGAAAGCGATATTGAAAAAGAATATTTATATTTATTAATCAATCATTTTGCTTTAATACTTTACAGCGAAAAATTATCTTTCTTAGCAAACAGAGATAAACTCACGGGAATTTATAATAGAGGATATGTTTTTAGATATTTATTGAATAAAGAAAAATCTAAAGAAATTTATTCTATAGCTATAATTGATTTGGATAAATTCAAACATTATAACGACAGCTACGGGCATAATGTCGGAGATTATATTTTAAAAACCGCCGTCAAAGTTATAAAAGACTCTTTAAAAAAATTATCTTATAAATCAATTTTCGCAAGATACGGAGGCGAAGAATTTATTATAGTTTTCGATATAAATAATAAAAAAGAACTTTTTAATTCTATGGAATTTATAAGAAATAAAATTAACGAAACAGATTTTTCAACAGAAGAATATTCTCTTAAAGCTACAGCGTCTTTGGGCGGAGCGATTAAAGAAGAAAATATTTCTTTAGATAATTTTATAGATAAAGCGGATAAATCTCTTTATAAAGCAAAGCAATCGGGCAGAAATAAATCAGTAATAGAAGATTAA
- a CDS encoding asparagine synthase-related protein codes for MIDKKEAMSLYLAFRYIPKKDYGFNDLLIPKYPDLRKESLYPVKNAKDIDRFLKEYLSKEIDKNTGILLSGGIDSAILASYLPKGTKAYTIYFSAENAINESIKAKEYCKVYDLEHKTVNVYWEDYLQFAPKLMEHKKAPLHAIEVALYKAGIEAKKDNINKLIVGNGADSNFGGMDKLLSKDWLFYKFVNRYTFVMPNDVLKEYSNIDYIYEPFRQGEYIDYLSFLNKVHGVGIIQAFENAFSLAGIEAIEPYENMYLNDKLDLDKIRNGNSKYLIRELFKERYPNFNVAEKIPFRRPMEKWLSDYNGNNIREEFISKNISSLSGDQKWLVYCLEWFMNINNL; via the coding sequence ATGATAGATAAAAAAGAAGCTATGAGTTTATATTTGGCGTTTAGATATATACCTAAAAAAGATTACGGTTTTAATGATTTATTGATACCAAAATATCCTGATTTAAGAAAAGAATCTTTATATCCAGTAAAAAACGCAAAAGATATAGATAGATTTTTAAAAGAATATTTAAGTAAAGAAATAGATAAAAATACAGGCATATTATTAAGCGGTGGAATAGATTCGGCAATTTTAGCTTCATATTTACCAAAAGGAACTAAAGCTTATACGATATATTTCAGCGCAGAAAATGCAATAAACGAGAGTATAAAAGCTAAAGAATATTGTAAAGTTTATGATTTAGAGCATAAAACAGTAAATGTATATTGGGAAGATTATTTGCAATTTGCCCCTAAACTTATGGAACACAAGAAAGCGCCTTTGCATGCAATAGAAGTTGCCTTATATAAAGCTGGTATAGAAGCTAAAAAAGATAATATAAATAAATTAATAGTTGGAAATGGAGCGGATTCAAATTTTGGAGGTATGGATAAATTGCTTTCAAAAGATTGGCTATTTTATAAATTTGTTAATAGATATACTTTTGTAATGCCTAACGATGTTCTTAAAGAATATTCAAATATAGATTATATATATGAGCCTTTTAGACAAGGAGAATATATAGATTATTTAAGCTTTTTAAATAAGGTTCACGGCGTTGGTATAATTCAAGCTTTTGAAAATGCTTTTTCATTAGCGGGAATAGAAGCTATAGAACCTTATGAAAATATGTATTTAAATGATAAATTAGATTTAGATAAAATACGAAATGGGAACAGTAAATATTTAATTAGAGAATTATTTAAAGAAAGATACCCTAATTTTAATGTAGCCGAAAAAATACCGTTTAGAAGACCTATGGAAAAATGGCTTTCGGATTATAACGGAAATAATATAAGAGAAGAATTTATAAGTAAAAATATAAGTTCTTTATCTGGCGACCAAAAATGGCTTGTATATTGTTTAGAATGGTTTATGAATATAAATAATTTATAA
- a CDS encoding KdsC family phosphatase, with amino-acid sequence MTIKNHISYLLNINKLKKIKLIVSDIDGVMTDGRIIFDDNGVESKFFNTLDGMGIVMALKSDIKIAIISGGKANCVRERFDKFKAHNFEDLILGEDYKMPSILTLIKKYSLNKEELAYIGDDIIDLAPIKYAGVSFVPKNAIKEAKKLATITINKKGGDGVVREVIDMILKAKGLYNEVIKEICKL; translated from the coding sequence ATGACTATAAAAAATCATATTTCATACTTGCTTAATATTAATAAACTCAAAAAGATAAAGCTAATAGTTTCCGATATTGACGGAGTAATGACTGACGGAAGAATTATATTTGACGATAACGGAGTCGAGAGTAAATTTTTTAATACTTTAGACGGAATGGGAATAGTTATGGCGTTGAAATCCGACATAAAAATTGCTATAATATCGGGAGGAAAAGCTAATTGCGTGAGAGAAAGATTCGATAAATTTAAAGCGCATAATTTTGAAGATTTAATACTTGGAGAAGATTATAAAATGCCTTCAATTTTGACTTTAATTAAAAAATATAGTTTAAATAAAGAGGAATTGGCATATATAGGAGACGATATTATAGATTTAGCGCCTATTAAATATGCGGGAGTTTCATTTGTTCCTAAAAATGCAATTAAAGAAGCTAAAAAATTGGCTACTATAACGATAAATAAAAAAGGCGGCGATGGAGTCGTGAGAGAGGTTATAGATATGATTTTAAAAGCAAAGGGGCTTTATAATGAAGTTATTAAAGAAATTTGCAAGCTTTAA
- a CDS encoding HAD family hydrolase — MMRIAFFDLDKTIIKKDSIIPFMIFYLKKNPKSIIYYIRLIPYLILFFLKIIDNNKIKYEIASIFRNITIEFGEKIGKEFADSIITNLYFKDALEEIKKLKSKGYTLIMVTASFELYAKFIAKNLGFNKCMGTELWTFRGKFTGYMYGKNCYGAAKRYRLFTEHIFPNHKYKNIAYSDSISDLPLLNFAETKICVNPNNKFRKYILNNNEGFLIVKWR; from the coding sequence ATTATGAGAATTGCATTTTTCGATTTGGACAAAACTATTATAAAAAAAGATTCTATAATTCCGTTTATGATTTTCTACTTAAAAAAAAATCCTAAAAGCATAATATATTATATAAGATTAATTCCTTATTTGATTTTATTCTTTTTAAAAATTATAGACAATAATAAAATAAAATATGAAATAGCGTCAATATTCAGAAATATAACTATAGAATTTGGAGAAAAAATAGGAAAAGAATTTGCAGATTCTATAATTACAAATTTATATTTCAAAGACGCTTTAGAAGAAATAAAAAAACTTAAAAGCAAAGGTTATACTCTTATTATGGTTACGGCGAGTTTTGAATTATATGCAAAATTTATAGCGAAAAATTTAGGTTTCAATAAATGTATGGGAACGGAACTTTGGACATTTAGAGGAAAGTTCACGGGTTATATGTATGGTAAAAATTGCTATGGAGCTGCAAAAAGATATAGATTATTTACCGAGCATATTTTTCCTAATCATAAATATAAAAATATAGCCTATAGCGATTCAATAAGCGATTTACCGCTTTTAAATTTTGCCGAAACTAAAATATGCGTTAATCCGAATAATAAATTTAGGAAATATATTTTAAATAATAACGAAGGTTTTTTAATTGTAAAATGGAGATAA
- a CDS encoding DUF362 domain-containing protein produces MKVSIAKSKSYDMKDINKSLDSLFEDLNMDKEKPFKDLIKPNDCVFIKPNWVASKWRESCGHKDDIYCVITHHNLIEAVCDRVVKSLDGKGKIYIGDNPSIDANFNELMELTNIKRLEIKYKGLVEILDLRPLFCDDLKNYGKKDLMKKQTGDPNGGTTINLQKQSLFYGMDPTLFRGVFDEREETIKSHSGDNQLYTFSSSIYNSNLYISIPKLKTHHKTGVTLNLKGLVGSIINKNQLVHWKVGYPNIGGDEYPNKEIYEKMQKEKIQERGAWPGNDTIWRMVCDLYQAFLNRKGKNFTIIDGIMGGEGQGPFCPNSVNSKTLLASEDLLLADIVATRYMGINPYGISYLNYFIKKYSINIEDIEVFINNKKNENFFNNHDKYLDFEVKELWEKIKIFN; encoded by the coding sequence ATGAAAGTTTCTATAGCGAAATCAAAATCTTATGATATGAAAGATATTAATAAATCTTTAGATAGCTTATTTGAAGATTTAAATATGGATAAAGAAAAACCTTTTAAAGATTTAATAAAACCTAATGATTGCGTATTTATTAAACCTAATTGGGTAGCTTCAAAGTGGCGAGAATCCTGCGGACATAAAGACGATATATACTGCGTTATTACTCACCATAATTTGATAGAAGCGGTATGCGATAGAGTTGTAAAATCTTTGGATGGAAAAGGAAAAATATATATAGGAGATAATCCTTCGATAGACGCTAATTTTAACGAATTAATGGAATTAACCAATATAAAACGACTTGAGATTAAATATAAAGGTTTAGTGGAAATATTGGATTTAAGACCATTATTTTGTGACGATTTAAAAAATTATGGAAAAAAAGATTTAATGAAAAAACAAACGGGCGACCCTAACGGGGGAACTACTATAAATTTACAAAAACAATCTCTTTTTTATGGAATGGACCCGACATTATTTAGAGGAGTATTTGACGAGAGAGAAGAAACGATAAAATCTCATAGCGGAGATAATCAATTATATACTTTTTCATCAAGTATTTATAATTCTAACCTTTATATATCTATACCAAAACTAAAAACTCATCATAAAACGGGCGTTACTTTAAACTTGAAGGGATTAGTAGGTTCAATAATAAATAAAAATCAGCTTGTGCATTGGAAAGTCGGATATCCAAATATAGGCGGTGACGAATATCCTAATAAAGAAATTTATGAAAAAATGCAAAAAGAAAAAATTCAAGAGCGCGGGGCGTGGCCAGGGAACGATACTATATGGCGTATGGTATGCGATTTATATCAAGCTTTTTTAAATAGAAAAGGAAAAAATTTTACTATTATAGACGGAATTATGGGAGGAGAAGGGCAAGGACCTTTTTGTCCCAATTCCGTAAACTCTAAAACTTTATTGGCAAGCGAAGATTTATTATTAGCGGATATAGTCGCCACAAGATATATGGGGATTAATCCGTATGGCATAAGCTATCTAAATTATTTTATAAAAAAATATTCTATAAATATTGAAGATATAGAAGTCTTTATAAATAATAAAAAGAATGAAAATTTTTTTAATAACCATGATAAATACCTTGATTTTGAAGTAAAAGAACTATGGGAAAAAATAAAAATATTTAATTAA